The following coding sequences are from one Microbacterium wangchenii window:
- a CDS encoding SUMF1/EgtB/PvdO family nonheme iron enzyme, which yields MSGGFDPLVPREIDRPTPVPLDVDVTTGDAATRLDDAKIFIAPADPADLDAWRAQLTAWREGARARHGAPTRYDDPASAWASRCFTVAQVWQWDELFFDFEAQRFTPERFLADAQRRFGGLDGIVLWHAYPVIGIDDRNQWDFYAVPGLAEAAEVLHTAGVAVFVDYNPWDVGTRRAGDDATELAATVRRLGADGVFLDTLKKAAPDLVAALDAARPGIGLEGESKLATERIADHTLSWAQWFADSEVPGVLRARWFERRHMQHHIRRWHRDHAEELRSAWLNGVGVMVWEVVFGVWVGWNERDAATLRRMLPVQRGLHRWLVEGEWTPLAVHDAPVFGSAFALDGVTLLCLVNTSDADVVHELPGGGRYVPLHQPGDGVSSVTVPAGGVAAVVRVPADAAVPPIVDEVRAALLTEPPVADASFPHRQARRLPAPAWTGPVRDDAEEPRTVTVATGTHVLTVRFRARETGMYEGAPYVDEWKPLPPRLHDQRTLERVAEVPHPVRVAAAEVSEAEYARFLDALGEHTDARDPELPATGMTFARARAYAAWAGGRLPTEDEWQVAASDPAFRRRMPEVWNWTESEHSDGRTRFVMLKGGSAHRSDGSDWYFDGGVQAPEFAAKLLLPGLGQDASPSIGFRLCWGENA from the coding sequence GTGAGCGGTGGATTCGATCCCCTCGTCCCGCGCGAGATCGACCGGCCGACGCCGGTTCCGCTGGACGTCGACGTCACCACTGGCGATGCGGCGACGAGGCTCGACGACGCGAAGATCTTCATCGCTCCGGCGGATCCCGCCGACCTCGACGCGTGGCGCGCGCAGCTGACCGCGTGGCGCGAGGGCGCCCGCGCTCGCCACGGCGCACCGACCCGCTACGACGACCCGGCGTCGGCGTGGGCGAGCCGGTGCTTCACGGTGGCGCAGGTGTGGCAGTGGGATGAGCTCTTCTTCGACTTCGAGGCGCAGCGCTTCACCCCCGAACGCTTCCTCGCCGACGCGCAGCGCCGGTTCGGCGGCCTGGACGGCATCGTGCTGTGGCACGCCTACCCCGTCATCGGCATCGACGACCGCAACCAGTGGGACTTCTACGCCGTCCCGGGTCTTGCCGAGGCCGCCGAGGTGCTGCACACCGCGGGAGTGGCGGTGTTCGTGGACTACAACCCGTGGGACGTCGGCACCCGGCGGGCGGGCGACGACGCGACCGAGCTCGCCGCGACGGTCCGGCGGCTCGGGGCGGACGGCGTCTTCCTCGACACCCTCAAGAAGGCCGCTCCCGACCTCGTGGCCGCGCTCGACGCAGCGCGCCCGGGCATCGGGCTGGAGGGGGAGTCGAAGCTCGCGACCGAGCGGATCGCCGATCACACGCTGTCGTGGGCGCAGTGGTTCGCCGACTCGGAGGTTCCCGGCGTCCTGCGGGCCCGCTGGTTCGAGCGCCGTCACATGCAGCACCACATCCGCCGCTGGCACCGCGACCACGCCGAGGAGCTGCGCTCGGCGTGGCTGAACGGGGTCGGCGTCATGGTGTGGGAGGTCGTGTTCGGCGTGTGGGTGGGGTGGAACGAGCGCGACGCGGCGACGCTCCGCCGCATGCTGCCCGTGCAGAGGGGCCTGCACCGCTGGCTCGTCGAGGGGGAGTGGACGCCGCTGGCCGTGCACGACGCCCCCGTCTTCGGCTCGGCCTTCGCGCTCGACGGCGTGACGCTGCTGTGTCTGGTGAACACGTCCGACGCCGACGTCGTGCACGAGCTTCCCGGCGGCGGACGGTACGTCCCGCTGCACCAACCCGGCGACGGGGTGTCGTCGGTGACGGTGCCCGCGGGCGGTGTCGCGGCCGTCGTCCGGGTGCCGGCGGATGCGGCGGTCCCGCCGATCGTCGACGAGGTGCGCGCCGCGCTGCTCACCGAGCCGCCGGTGGCGGATGCGTCCTTTCCGCACCGCCAGGCGCGGCGACTGCCCGCACCGGCATGGACGGGACCTGTCCGGGACGATGCTGAGGAGCCTCGCACCGTGACGGTCGCCACCGGCACGCACGTGCTGACGGTCCGGTTCCGCGCCCGTGAGACCGGCATGTACGAGGGTGCCCCGTACGTCGACGAGTGGAAGCCGCTGCCGCCGCGCCTGCACGACCAGCGCACGCTCGAGCGCGTCGCCGAGGTGCCGCATCCCGTGCGGGTCGCCGCCGCAGAGGTGAGCGAGGCGGAGTACGCCCGGTTCCTCGACGCGCTCGGCGAGCACACCGACGCGCGCGATCCCGAGCTCCCCGCGACCGGGATGACCTTCGCCCGCGCCCGCGCCTACGCGGCCTGGGCGGGCGGACGGCTTCCCACGGAGGACGAGTGGCAGGTCGCCGCATCCGATCCGGCCTTCCGGCGTCGCATGCCGGAGGTGTGGAACTGGACCGAGTCGGAGCACTCCGACGGACGCACGCGGTTCGTCATGCTCAAAGGCGGCAGCGCGCACCGCAGTGACGGCTCGGACTGGTACTTCGACGGCGGGGTGCAGGCACCGGAGTTCGCCGCGAAGCTGCTGCTGCCGGGGCTCGGGCAGGACGCGTCGCCGTCGATCGGAT
- a CDS encoding ribokinase, whose amino-acid sequence MSVVVVGSINQDVVARVDRIPAPGETLLASSLVRTGGGKGANQAVGARRAGGAAVAFVGAVGADAEGETLRAALVADGIDVSGLVRTEGVTGTALISVDASGENTVVVAAGANAARETLTDAQRAVVAGAAVLLTQLEIPVALVQDAAASRGAGAWHVLNAAPSAPFTSARDALLAVTDVLVVNEHEALDVSGTGELDAAVAALASTVRALVVTLGRRGCLVVCGDERAEVPAHVVTAVDTTGAGDTFCGVLAAALAASGCRPDSVDVALLVDAARAGAAASALAVTRPGAQDAVPTAGEVAALMKESRP is encoded by the coding sequence GTGAGCGTCGTCGTGGTGGGCAGCATCAATCAGGACGTCGTCGCCCGCGTCGACCGCATCCCCGCGCCCGGCGAGACGCTGCTGGCGTCCTCGCTCGTGCGCACGGGCGGCGGCAAGGGCGCGAACCAGGCCGTCGGAGCCCGCCGTGCGGGCGGCGCCGCGGTCGCGTTCGTCGGAGCCGTGGGGGCGGATGCCGAGGGAGAGACCCTCCGCGCCGCGCTTGTGGCTGACGGCATCGACGTCTCCGGTCTCGTGCGGACCGAAGGGGTCACGGGCACCGCGCTCATCTCCGTCGACGCCTCCGGCGAGAACACCGTCGTGGTCGCCGCCGGCGCCAACGCCGCCCGTGAGACGCTGACCGACGCACAGCGCGCGGTCGTCGCCGGTGCCGCGGTGCTCCTGACGCAGTTGGAGATCCCGGTCGCGCTCGTCCAGGATGCGGCCGCCTCCCGCGGCGCGGGAGCGTGGCACGTGCTCAACGCCGCGCCGTCGGCGCCGTTCACATCAGCCCGCGACGCGCTGCTGGCGGTCACGGACGTACTCGTGGTGAACGAGCACGAAGCCCTCGACGTGTCCGGAACCGGCGAGCTGGACGCCGCCGTCGCCGCACTCGCCTCGACCGTCCGGGCGCTCGTGGTCACCCTCGGCCGCCGCGGCTGCCTCGTGGTATGCGGCGACGAGCGCGCCGAGGTTCCCGCGCACGTGGTTACGGCCGTCGACACCACCGGCGCCGGCGACACGTTCTGCGGTGTCCTGGCGGCAGCGCTCGCCGCCTCCGGGTGTCGCCCCGACAGCGTCGACGTCGCCCTGCTCGTCGACGCCGCGCGGGCCGGAGCCGCCGCATCCGCCCTCGCCGTCACGCGCCCCGGCGCGCAGGATGCCGTCCCCACCGCCGGCGAGGTCGCCGCCCTCATGAAGGAGAGCCGGCCGTGA